One window of the bacterium genome contains the following:
- the rbfA gene encoding 30S ribosome-binding factor RbfA, whose product MGKRTIQVGRLIRNALADLIAGMRDTRVREVTLTDVVISTDLLHARVYLDVFGDEADAARAVRALERASGYLRRGLAEMLNLRNTPELRFLFDSNLRRGERVSRLLRDTEEPVDE is encoded by the coding sequence ATGGGGAAACGAACGATCCAGGTGGGCAGGCTTATCCGGAACGCCCTCGCCGACCTCATCGCCGGGATGAGGGACACCCGCGTCAGGGAGGTCACCCTCACCGACGTCGTGATCTCGACGGACCTCCTCCACGCCAGGGTTTACCTGGACGTTTTCGGCGACGAGGCGGATGCCGCCCGGGCCGTCCGGGCGCTCGAACGCGCCTCCGGCTACCTGCGCCGGGGCCTGGCGGAGATGTTGAACCTGCGCAACACGCCGGAGCTGCGCTTCCTCTTCGACAGCAACCTGCGTCGGGGCGAACGGGTTTCCCGCCTGCTCCGCGACACCGAGGAGCCGGTGGATGAGTGA
- a CDS encoding GNAT family N-acetyltransferase produces the protein MRIRRYQDDDLAALVELSNLENPLPASLSNARHGEDNIPPERLLMRFIGEQDGRLMASVSISGGFFAEPGTFRVGCFVHPDYRGRGHGRTLWNLLESQLAFLAWKKLMAQTWADREAALAMLGRRGFAVAHEDLFLRLELARYKRPEDYSERLRRVELQGIVIRLYAEINDNDKERRLWRIFEDSEADVPHAVPYRKQDFEEWKKAFAGPPMDTDTYVVALDGEEFVGVTGLMLPGGPDAPAMPLITGTVPEYRGRGIATALKYAAMELYEKRGVPALVTGNARENAAMLAINKKLGFEPMPSLLSLVREREGAA, from the coding sequence ATGCGCATCCGCCGGTATCAGGACGACGACCTGGCCGCGCTGGTGGAGCTCTCCAACCTGGAGAACCCCCTCCCCGCGTCGCTTTCCAACGCCCGACACGGTGAGGATAACATACCCCCGGAACGGCTCCTGATGCGCTTCATCGGCGAACAGGACGGCCGCCTCATGGCCTCCGTCTCCATCTCCGGCGGCTTCTTCGCCGAGCCGGGGACGTTCCGGGTCGGCTGTTTCGTCCACCCGGATTACCGGGGCCGGGGCCACGGCCGCACGCTGTGGAACCTGCTGGAAAGCCAACTCGCGTTTCTCGCCTGGAAAAAGCTCATGGCGCAGACGTGGGCGGACCGGGAGGCGGCGCTGGCGATGCTCGGGCGGCGCGGTTTCGCGGTCGCCCACGAGGACCTCTTCCTCCGACTGGAGCTCGCCCGGTATAAAAGGCCGGAGGATTACTCCGAGCGTCTGCGGCGCGTCGAACTACAGGGAATTGTAATCCGGCTCTACGCCGAAATCAACGACAATGATAAGGAACGGCGGCTGTGGCGCATCTTCGAGGACTCGGAGGCCGACGTGCCCCACGCCGTGCCCTACCGCAAGCAGGACTTCGAGGAGTGGAAAAAAGCGTTCGCCGGTCCCCCGATGGACACCGACACCTACGTCGTGGCCCTGGACGGTGAGGAATTCGTAGGCGTGACGGGGCTGATGCTCCCCGGCGGCCCGGACGCGCCGGCCATGCCGCTCATCACGGGCACGGTGCCGGAGTATCGCGGGCGGGGCATCGCCACGGCGCTCAAGTACGCGGCGATGGAACTCTACGAAAAGCGGGGCGTGCCGGCGCTGGTGACCGGCAACGCCCGGGAGAACGCCGCCATGCTGGCCATAAATAAAAAGCTCGGCTTCGAGCCGATGCCGTCGCTGTTGAGCCTGGTGCGGGAACGGGAGGGCGCGGCCTAG
- the murJ gene encoding murein biosynthesis integral membrane protein MurJ codes for MTDEEPKRPGEDRPAPAVPIPGTGQAAYESPGDSKQPPGRRIIRSAGVVGFMTLLSRITGMVREILYASIFGAGAVNDAFRIAYSIPYFFRRVLGEGAMAAYFLPTFVDIRENQSPEKAWYLSNNLFNTLGLLTLILAGIVAVFTPQLLRVIAPGFVSTGNLELAVDLTRTMIPFTVTMTLAAILMAILNAYQRFALPSSGTIILNFVFIAGLYTLVPLFGKVPVELIYGVGLVVVLGGFCQLVVLGAGVRRLGGRWKPIIDLKGPGLKRVLKLMVPALFGMAVVRINLLVDNALASLLGEGMISSLNYAERILQFPMGVFGVAISTAILPTLSGFSAKGKLGELRDTMNYALRMALFVAIPASIGIIILREPLVALFFQRGAFDALATHNTSWALLFYTSGLMGYIGVSVVVPVFYAQKDTKTPVIVGAIAVAVNIIGDLSLMHWLRQGGLALASAFASYVNLGLLLFIMRRRVGPIGFTKVFKSGLKLLVAAVAMGAVLWFGMEWYGFTAESSTFLDKLALGGGGIVAGAAVFLLAAWAMRSAELADLKVILLGMLRRRFPPKGPESG; via the coding sequence ATGACCGACGAAGAGCCCAAGCGCCCGGGCGAAGACAGGCCGGCCCCCGCCGTACCCATCCCGGGGACGGGTCAGGCCGCCTACGAATCCCCCGGGGATTCGAAGCAACCACCCGGCAGGAGAATCATCCGCTCGGCCGGCGTGGTCGGCTTTATGACGCTGCTCTCGCGCATCACGGGCATGGTGCGCGAGATACTCTACGCCTCCATCTTCGGCGCCGGGGCGGTCAACGACGCCTTCCGCATCGCCTACAGCATCCCCTACTTCTTCCGGCGCGTCCTGGGCGAGGGGGCCATGGCGGCCTACTTCCTCCCCACCTTCGTGGACATCCGGGAAAACCAGAGCCCGGAGAAGGCCTGGTACCTGTCCAACAACCTCTTCAACACCCTGGGGCTCCTCACCCTCATCCTGGCCGGGATCGTGGCCGTCTTCACCCCCCAGCTCCTCCGGGTCATCGCGCCGGGTTTCGTCAGTACCGGCAACCTCGAGCTCGCCGTGGACCTGACCCGGACCATGATCCCCTTCACGGTGACCATGACCCTGGCGGCGATTCTGATGGCGATACTGAACGCCTACCAGCGCTTCGCCCTCCCCTCGTCGGGGACCATCATCCTCAACTTCGTCTTCATCGCCGGGCTATACACTCTCGTGCCGCTCTTCGGGAAAGTGCCGGTGGAGCTCATCTACGGGGTCGGGCTGGTGGTCGTGCTCGGCGGATTCTGCCAGCTCGTCGTGCTGGGGGCCGGGGTGCGCCGGCTGGGCGGCCGGTGGAAGCCCATCATTGACCTCAAAGGGCCGGGCCTGAAGAGGGTGTTGAAGCTGATGGTGCCCGCCCTCTTCGGCATGGCGGTCGTCCGGATCAACCTGCTGGTGGACAACGCCCTGGCGAGCCTGTTGGGCGAGGGGATGATCAGCTCGCTGAACTATGCCGAGCGGATACTTCAGTTCCCCATGGGCGTCTTCGGGGTGGCCATCTCCACGGCCATCCTGCCGACCCTCTCCGGTTTCTCCGCCAAGGGGAAGCTCGGGGAGCTGCGGGACACCATGAACTACGCCCTGCGCATGGCGTTGTTCGTGGCGATTCCGGCCTCGATCGGGATAATCATCCTGCGCGAGCCGCTGGTGGCGCTCTTCTTCCAGCGCGGAGCCTTCGACGCCCTGGCCACCCACAACACCTCCTGGGCCCTCCTGTTCTACACGTCCGGGCTCATGGGGTACATCGGCGTGTCGGTCGTGGTGCCGGTTTTCTACGCCCAGAAGGACACGAAGACCCCGGTCATCGTGGGCGCCATCGCCGTGGCGGTGAACATCATCGGCGATCTGTCCCTCATGCACTGGCTGCGTCAGGGCGGCCTGGCGCTGGCCAGCGCCTTTGCCAGCTACGTCAACCTGGGGCTGCTGCTGTTCATCATGCGGCGCCGGGTGGGGCCCATCGGCTTCACGAAGGTGTTCAAGTCGGGGTTGAAACTCCTCGTCGCGGCGGTCGCGATGGGCGCGGTGCTCTGGTTCGGAATGGAGTGGTACGGGTTCACCGCCGAATCGAGCACCTTCCTGGACAAGCTCGCCCTGGGCGGAGGAGGCATAGTCGCCGGCGCGGCCGTCTTCCTCCTCGCCGCCTGGGCGATGCGTTCCGCGGAGCTCGCGGACCTCAAGGTGATCCTCCTCGGCATGCTCCGGCGAAGGTTCCCGCCGAAGGGGCCGGAAAGCGGATAG
- a CDS encoding bifunctional oligoribonuclease/PAP phosphatase NrnA produces the protein MSEGPTVDFDGAAVLIGGARRLFLVTHVNPDGDAVGSTAALAHLASGWGAEAVCYCPDAVPAAFRFLVGAELFTRDPGLLDAADVVVVIDCSDPWRLGPEHNRILARRERVVLIDHHTDVTPFGGVNVVDPTAAASGVLVYELLGRLGWPVDIPAAEGLYAAIDTDTGGFRYPNTDARCLRVVAELVELGLKTDRVAHRIYESHRFERYRLLGLALRTLERELEGRLALISVTLEMLSQTGAVVEDTEDIVDYARGIEGVEVGAFLREDPGGMVKLSLRSKGGVPVNELARLIGGGGHPCAAGARFEGTLAEARRWVIETVRSALDGGPEG, from the coding sequence ATGAGTGAGGGCCCGACCGTAGATTTCGACGGCGCCGCGGTGCTGATAGGGGGGGCCCGTCGCCTTTTCCTGGTCACCCACGTCAACCCCGACGGCGACGCGGTGGGGAGCACCGCCGCCCTGGCCCACCTGGCCTCGGGGTGGGGCGCGGAGGCCGTCTGCTACTGCCCCGACGCCGTTCCGGCAGCTTTCCGCTTTCTGGTCGGGGCCGAGCTCTTCACCCGCGACCCGGGCCTCCTCGACGCCGCCGACGTGGTCGTGGTGATTGATTGCAGCGACCCCTGGCGCCTGGGTCCGGAGCACAACCGGATTCTGGCGCGCAGGGAAAGGGTCGTCCTCATAGATCACCACACCGACGTCACCCCCTTCGGCGGGGTCAACGTGGTGGATCCGACGGCCGCCGCCAGCGGGGTGCTGGTGTACGAGCTCCTCGGGCGCCTCGGCTGGCCGGTGGACATACCCGCCGCCGAGGGGCTATACGCCGCCATAGACACCGATACCGGCGGATTCCGCTACCCCAACACCGACGCCCGGTGTCTGCGGGTGGTCGCCGAGCTCGTCGAGCTGGGCCTGAAAACGGACCGGGTGGCGCACCGGATCTACGAGTCCCACCGCTTCGAGCGATACCGCCTCCTGGGGCTCGCCCTCCGGACGCTGGAGCGGGAGCTTGAGGGCCGGCTGGCCCTGATCAGCGTCACGCTGGAGATGCTTTCCCAGACCGGCGCCGTCGTGGAGGACACCGAAGACATCGTGGACTACGCGCGCGGAATCGAGGGGGTCGAGGTGGGGGCCTTCCTGCGTGAGGACCCGGGCGGGATGGTGAAGCTGTCCCTGCGGTCGAAGGGCGGCGTGCCGGTGAACGAGCTGGCCCGGCTCATCGGCGGGGGCGGGCATCCCTGTGCCGCCGGGGCCAGATTTGAGGGGACCCTCGCCGAGGCCCGGCGCTGGGTCATCGAGACGGTGCGCTCCGCCCTGGACGGCGGACCGGAGGGGTAG
- the dxs gene encoding 1-deoxy-D-xylulose-5-phosphate synthase yields the protein MDSTYKLLNRIDDPSDLRRLNLFELAELAEELRRYIIETVSETGGHLAPSLGAVELTIALHYTLDTPADKLVWDVGHQAYTHKVLTGRRDLLPTLRQYGGISGFPKPSESPYDTYAVGHASTAISAALGMALTREHNGGKHRVCAVVGDGSLSGGMAFEALNHAGRCKIPFLVVLNDNKMSISKSVGALSNYLNRMITTRSFLSLRKQVQEIVKKIPGIGMGIFSLARKIEEGLKNMVTPGMLFEEMGFLYFGPIDGHDLPKLVGVLKTVRDLSQPVLLHVITVKGKGYEPAENDATKFHGLGKFDAATGVCHVSGPTPTYTEIFGCTVTELAAKDPNVVGITAAMPDGTGLDILADALPDQFIDVGIAEQHAVSLAGGLAISGMKPVVAIYSTFLQRAYDQMVTDVCLMGLPVLFAVDRGGLVGADGPTHHGCFDLTYLRSAPNMTVCAPADEDELRHLLYTGYKHPGPFAVRYPRGKGTGVDRTQPLHEIPIGKGELRRAGAEAVVVALGSTVIPAVEAAEALAEGGRSVAVINARWLKPLDADLIVEWAEKTGRVLTVEEGTLEGGFGSAVLELLADRGLLDSGKIKLRRLGIPDRFVTHGTQEELRAELGLDAPGIVRAVESLLVE from the coding sequence ATGGATTCCACCTACAAACTACTCAACCGGATTGACGACCCGTCCGATCTCCGGCGGCTCAACCTCTTCGAGCTCGCGGAGCTGGCCGAGGAGCTGCGCCGCTACATCATCGAGACGGTGAGCGAGACCGGCGGTCACCTGGCCCCCAGCCTGGGCGCCGTCGAGCTCACCATCGCCCTCCACTACACGCTCGACACGCCCGCCGACAAGCTCGTGTGGGACGTGGGCCACCAGGCTTACACCCACAAGGTACTCACCGGCCGGCGGGACCTCCTCCCCACCCTGCGCCAGTACGGCGGCATATCGGGCTTCCCCAAACCCTCGGAGTCGCCCTACGACACCTACGCCGTGGGGCACGCCTCGACGGCCATCTCCGCCGCGTTGGGGATGGCCCTGACCCGCGAGCACAACGGGGGAAAGCACCGCGTGTGCGCCGTGGTCGGTGACGGCTCCCTGTCCGGCGGCATGGCCTTCGAGGCCCTCAACCACGCCGGGCGCTGCAAGATACCCTTCCTCGTCGTCCTCAACGACAACAAGATGAGCATCTCCAAGAGCGTGGGGGCTCTGTCGAACTACCTCAACCGGATGATCACCACCCGGAGCTTCCTCTCGCTGCGCAAGCAGGTCCAGGAGATAGTCAAGAAGATACCCGGCATCGGGATGGGCATCTTCTCCCTGGCGCGCAAGATCGAGGAGGGGCTGAAGAACATGGTCACGCCGGGGATGCTCTTCGAGGAGATGGGATTTCTGTACTTCGGTCCCATAGACGGCCACGACCTGCCCAAGCTCGTAGGCGTCCTGAAAACGGTGCGCGACCTGTCCCAGCCGGTCCTCCTCCACGTGATCACGGTCAAGGGCAAGGGCTACGAGCCGGCGGAGAACGACGCCACCAAGTTCCACGGCCTGGGGAAATTCGACGCCGCCACCGGCGTGTGCCACGTGAGCGGACCGACGCCCACGTACACGGAGATTTTCGGCTGCACCGTCACCGAGCTGGCGGCCAAGGATCCGAACGTGGTGGGCATCACCGCCGCCATGCCCGACGGGACCGGCCTCGACATCCTGGCCGACGCCCTGCCGGACCAGTTCATAGACGTGGGCATCGCCGAGCAGCACGCGGTGAGCCTGGCCGGGGGGCTGGCCATCTCGGGGATGAAGCCCGTGGTGGCCATCTACTCCACCTTCCTCCAGCGGGCCTACGACCAGATGGTGACGGACGTCTGCCTGATGGGACTGCCGGTGCTGTTCGCGGTGGACCGGGGCGGTCTGGTGGGCGCCGACGGCCCGACCCACCACGGATGCTTCGACCTGACCTACCTGCGCAGCGCGCCGAACATGACCGTCTGCGCCCCGGCCGACGAGGACGAGCTGCGCCACCTCCTCTACACCGGGTACAAACACCCGGGCCCCTTCGCCGTGCGCTACCCTCGGGGGAAAGGCACCGGGGTGGACCGAACGCAGCCGCTGCACGAGATTCCCATCGGGAAGGGCGAGCTCCGCCGGGCGGGGGCCGAGGCCGTGGTCGTGGCCCTGGGCTCCACCGTGATTCCGGCGGTGGAGGCGGCGGAGGCGCTGGCGGAGGGGGGCCGCAGCGTCGCGGTGATCAACGCCCGGTGGCTCAAGCCGCTGGACGCGGACCTGATCGTGGAATGGGCGGAGAAAACCGGCCGCGTCCTCACCGTGGAGGAGGGCACCCTCGAGGGCGGCTTCGGCTCGGCCGTACTGGAGCTTCTGGCGGACCGCGGCCTCCTGGATTCGGGGAAAATAAAACTGAGACGGCTGGGCATCCCCGACCGCTTCGTCACCCACGGCACCCAGGAGGAACTGCGAGCCGAGCTTGGCCTGGACGCCCCGGGGATAGTGCGCGCCGTGGAATCCCTTCTGGTCGAATAG
- the cysS gene encoding cysteine--tRNA ligase, with protein sequence MATTLKLYDTYSRQLLEFPPADSPARENPGTPVTYYTCGPTVYNYAHIGNFRAYIFEDQVVRTLEYFGWKVRQVMNLTDVDDKTILGANPDRVEVPADEMRRRLDAYTAPYIQAFFEDIDALNIKRAAVYPRATEHVAEMVRLIGALAANGYAYEGDDGSWYFAIKKFPRYGLLSGIELGDVRVGARVSSDEYEKEDARDFALWKKARPGEPIWDPKEYDPASPLPVGRPGWHIECSAMSQKHLGETLDVHSGGHDNIFPHHENEIAQSEGASGKKFVRHWLHCGYLVVDGEKMSKSKGNYFTLRDVLARGHNPLAVRLLLESTHYRKPLNFTFEGLAGAETNLKQLQAFLRRLDREAEAAADSAKGRGEAGKAIRKAKESFAAALADDLNISAALAAVFEMLGTVNRMLDEGRVGRDEIDPAREALLGFDTVLGLRLGRETTGAKVDAAFVEDRLARRAEAKGARDFARADAIRDELAALGVVVEDTPQGTKWHLAE encoded by the coding sequence ATGGCCACCACCTTAAAACTTTACGACACCTACTCCAGGCAGCTCCTGGAATTCCCGCCCGCCGACAGCCCCGCGCGGGAAAATCCCGGTACGCCCGTCACCTACTACACCTGTGGACCCACGGTCTACAACTACGCCCACATCGGCAACTTCCGCGCCTACATCTTCGAGGACCAGGTGGTACGGACGCTGGAGTATTTCGGGTGGAAGGTCCGCCAGGTGATGAACCTCACCGACGTGGACGACAAGACCATCCTGGGCGCCAACCCCGACCGGGTGGAGGTCCCCGCCGACGAGATGCGGCGGCGCCTGGACGCCTACACCGCGCCCTACATCCAGGCCTTCTTCGAGGACATAGACGCGCTGAACATCAAGCGCGCGGCGGTCTACCCCCGGGCCACCGAGCACGTGGCCGAGATGGTCCGCCTCATCGGCGCCCTGGCCGCCAACGGCTACGCCTACGAGGGGGACGACGGGAGTTGGTACTTCGCCATAAAAAAATTCCCGCGCTACGGCCTCCTCTCCGGGATCGAGCTAGGCGACGTGCGGGTAGGGGCCCGCGTCTCCTCCGACGAGTACGAGAAGGAGGACGCCCGCGACTTCGCCCTGTGGAAGAAGGCCCGTCCCGGCGAGCCGATCTGGGACCCGAAGGAGTACGACCCCGCCTCGCCTTTACCCGTGGGGCGCCCCGGCTGGCACATCGAGTGCTCCGCAATGTCCCAGAAGCATCTCGGCGAGACCCTCGACGTCCACTCGGGCGGGCACGACAACATCTTCCCCCACCACGAGAACGAGATAGCCCAGAGCGAGGGCGCGTCGGGGAAGAAATTCGTCCGCCACTGGCTCCACTGCGGCTACCTGGTCGTGGACGGCGAGAAGATGTCCAAGTCCAAGGGGAACTACTTCACCCTGCGCGACGTGCTGGCGCGGGGCCACAACCCCCTGGCCGTCCGGCTGCTCCTGGAGAGCACCCACTACCGCAAGCCGCTGAACTTCACCTTCGAGGGGCTGGCCGGGGCGGAGACGAACCTGAAGCAGCTCCAAGCCTTCCTGCGCCGCCTGGACCGCGAGGCGGAGGCGGCCGCGGATTCCGCGAAAGGTCGGGGGGAGGCCGGCAAAGCCATCCGCAAGGCCAAGGAGAGCTTCGCCGCGGCGCTGGCCGACGACCTGAACATCTCCGCCGCCCTGGCGGCCGTCTTCGAGATGCTGGGCACGGTCAACCGGATGCTCGACGAGGGTCGGGTCGGCCGGGACGAGATTGACCCGGCCCGGGAGGCGCTCCTCGGCTTCGATACGGTGCTGGGCCTACGACTGGGGCGGGAAACGACGGGGGCGAAGGTTGACGCCGCCTTCGTCGAGGATAGGCTGGCCCGGCGCGCCGAGGCGAAGGGGGCCAGGGACTTCGCCCGGGCCGACGCCATACGGGACGAGCTGGCGGCGCTCGGCGTGGTCGTGGAGGACACCCCCCAGGGGACGAAGTGGCACCTCGCCGAGTAA